In Clarias gariepinus isolate MV-2021 ecotype Netherlands chromosome 9, CGAR_prim_01v2, whole genome shotgun sequence, a single window of DNA contains:
- the nr6a1a gene encoding nuclear receptor subfamily 6 group A member 1-A isoform X1, protein MTGWQERHEMDSWEVDDQAEQRSCLICGDRATGLHYGIISCEGCKGFFKRSICNKRVYRCSRDKNCEMSRKQRNRCQYCRLLKCLQMGMNRKAIREDGMPGGRNKSIGPVQISDEEIERIMSGQEFKDEANMAEHTWGNNGDSDHSSPGNGVSDGNQPSPASTLSSNRSAELNGYTAALREQYIGSAVAQHYQFLPHLFSYAAQPRSLYPQSHTLISQLVAAEELAPLGTPMLIEDGYRVTQVELFALLCRLADELLFRQISWIKKLPFFCELSIEDYTRLLSATWQELILLACLTVYSAQILGDLANVTDKYTPSDHELQGFSEDGMEVMEKLIYLFRKFHQLKVSNEEYACMKAINFLNQDIRGLTNVTQLEQLNKRYWYVCQDYTEYKYPHQPKRFPEIMMCLPEIRCIAGKLVNVPLEQLPLLFKAVLHSCKSSLSTYRSNSSPSVTKGSAPAN, encoded by the exons ATGACTGGATGGCAGGAGAGACATGAGATGGATTCATGGGAAG TAGATGACCAGGCTGAGCAGCGCTCCTGCCTCATCTGCGGAGACCGCGCCACCGGACTGCACTATGGCATTATTTCCTGCGAGGGCTGCAAGGGCTTCTTCAAGCGCAGCATCTGCAACAAGCGCGTGTACCGCTGCAGCCGCGACAAGAACTGCGAGATGTCGCGCAAGCAGCGCAACCGCTGCCAGTACTGCCGCCTGCTCAAGTGTCTACAGATGGGCATGAACAGAAAAG cgATCAGAGAGGACGGCATGCCGGGCGGAAGGAACAAAAGCATCGGGCCTGTTCAG aTCTCGGACGAGGAGATCGAGCGGATCATGTCTGGTCAGGAATTTAAGGATGAGGCCAACATGGCAGAGCACACCTGGGGCAACAATGGCGACAGCGATCACAGTTCCCCTGGCAACGGCGTCTCCGATGGCAACCAACCTTCTCCCGCATCCACGCTCTCCTCCAA tCGCTCAGCGGAGCTGAATGGCTACACGGCGGCTCTCAGGGAGCAGTACATCGGCAGCGCCGTGGCCCAGCACTACCAGTTCCTGCCTCACCTGTTCAGCTACGCGGCACAGCCTCGCAGTCTCTATCCACAGAGTCATACCCTCATCAGCCAGCTGGTGGCAGCAGAGGAACTGGCACCACTGGGCACCCCGATGCTCATCGAGGACGG GTACCGCGTGACGCAGGTGGAGCTGTTCGCCCTGCTGTGCCGCCTGGCCGACGAGCTGCTCTTCCGCCAGATCTCGTGGATCAAGAAGCTGCCGTTCTTCTGCGAGCTCTCCATCGAGGACTACACGCGCCTGCTGAGCGCCACGTGGCAGGAGCTCATCCTGCTCGCCTGCCTGACCGTCTACAGCGCGCAGATCCTGGGAGACCTCGCGAACGTCACCGACAAGTACACGCCGTCCGACCACGAGCTGCAGGG gttcaGCGAGGATGGCATGGAGGTGATGGAGAAGCTAATCTATCTGTTCCGTAAGTTCCACCAGCTGAAGGTCAGCAATGAAGAGTATGCCTGCATGAAGGCCATCAACTTCCTGAACCAAG atattcGAGGTTTGACTAACGTGACACAGTTGGAGCAGTTGAATAAGCGGTATTGGTACGTGTGCCAGGATTACACCGAGTACAAATACCCTCACCAACCCAAACGCTTTCCAGAGATCATGATGTGTCTTCCTGAAATACGCTGCATTGCTG GGAAGTTGGTGAACGTTCCGTTGGAGCAGCTCCCCCTGCTGTTCAAGGCGGTCCTGCACTCCTGTAAGTCCAGCCTGAGCACCTACAGGTCAAACTCCTCCCCCAGCGTGACGAAAGGCTCCGCCCCTGCCAACTGA
- the nr6a1a gene encoding nuclear receptor subfamily 6 group A member 1-A isoform X2 — protein MTGWQERHEMDSWEDDQAEQRSCLICGDRATGLHYGIISCEGCKGFFKRSICNKRVYRCSRDKNCEMSRKQRNRCQYCRLLKCLQMGMNRKAIREDGMPGGRNKSIGPVQISDEEIERIMSGQEFKDEANMAEHTWGNNGDSDHSSPGNGVSDGNQPSPASTLSSNRSAELNGYTAALREQYIGSAVAQHYQFLPHLFSYAAQPRSLYPQSHTLISQLVAAEELAPLGTPMLIEDGYRVTQVELFALLCRLADELLFRQISWIKKLPFFCELSIEDYTRLLSATWQELILLACLTVYSAQILGDLANVTDKYTPSDHELQGFSEDGMEVMEKLIYLFRKFHQLKVSNEEYACMKAINFLNQDIRGLTNVTQLEQLNKRYWYVCQDYTEYKYPHQPKRFPEIMMCLPEIRCIAGKLVNVPLEQLPLLFKAVLHSCKSSLSTYRSNSSPSVTKGSAPAN, from the exons ATGACTGGATGGCAGGAGAGACATGAGATGGATTCATGGGAAG ATGACCAGGCTGAGCAGCGCTCCTGCCTCATCTGCGGAGACCGCGCCACCGGACTGCACTATGGCATTATTTCCTGCGAGGGCTGCAAGGGCTTCTTCAAGCGCAGCATCTGCAACAAGCGCGTGTACCGCTGCAGCCGCGACAAGAACTGCGAGATGTCGCGCAAGCAGCGCAACCGCTGCCAGTACTGCCGCCTGCTCAAGTGTCTACAGATGGGCATGAACAGAAAAG cgATCAGAGAGGACGGCATGCCGGGCGGAAGGAACAAAAGCATCGGGCCTGTTCAG aTCTCGGACGAGGAGATCGAGCGGATCATGTCTGGTCAGGAATTTAAGGATGAGGCCAACATGGCAGAGCACACCTGGGGCAACAATGGCGACAGCGATCACAGTTCCCCTGGCAACGGCGTCTCCGATGGCAACCAACCTTCTCCCGCATCCACGCTCTCCTCCAA tCGCTCAGCGGAGCTGAATGGCTACACGGCGGCTCTCAGGGAGCAGTACATCGGCAGCGCCGTGGCCCAGCACTACCAGTTCCTGCCTCACCTGTTCAGCTACGCGGCACAGCCTCGCAGTCTCTATCCACAGAGTCATACCCTCATCAGCCAGCTGGTGGCAGCAGAGGAACTGGCACCACTGGGCACCCCGATGCTCATCGAGGACGG GTACCGCGTGACGCAGGTGGAGCTGTTCGCCCTGCTGTGCCGCCTGGCCGACGAGCTGCTCTTCCGCCAGATCTCGTGGATCAAGAAGCTGCCGTTCTTCTGCGAGCTCTCCATCGAGGACTACACGCGCCTGCTGAGCGCCACGTGGCAGGAGCTCATCCTGCTCGCCTGCCTGACCGTCTACAGCGCGCAGATCCTGGGAGACCTCGCGAACGTCACCGACAAGTACACGCCGTCCGACCACGAGCTGCAGGG gttcaGCGAGGATGGCATGGAGGTGATGGAGAAGCTAATCTATCTGTTCCGTAAGTTCCACCAGCTGAAGGTCAGCAATGAAGAGTATGCCTGCATGAAGGCCATCAACTTCCTGAACCAAG atattcGAGGTTTGACTAACGTGACACAGTTGGAGCAGTTGAATAAGCGGTATTGGTACGTGTGCCAGGATTACACCGAGTACAAATACCCTCACCAACCCAAACGCTTTCCAGAGATCATGATGTGTCTTCCTGAAATACGCTGCATTGCTG GGAAGTTGGTGAACGTTCCGTTGGAGCAGCTCCCCCTGCTGTTCAAGGCGGTCCTGCACTCCTGTAAGTCCAGCCTGAGCACCTACAGGTCAAACTCCTCCCCCAGCGTGACGAAAGGCTCCGCCCCTGCCAACTGA